A window of Eubacteriaceae bacterium ES3 contains these coding sequences:
- a CDS encoding NAD-dependent epimerase, with amino-acid sequence MKILITGAAGFIGFHLSDLLLSKNVEVIGIDNLNNYYDTGLKEDRLAILKQKKNFIFHKIDLKDKESLDELFENSRPEYVVNLAAQAGVRYSIENPYAYVDSNLVGFVNILEACRNYPVKHLLYASSSSVYGGNKRVPFSTAHNVDHPVSLYAATKKANELMAHTYSHLYGIPTTGLRFFTVYGPYGRPDMAYFSFTKEILAGRPIKVYNNGKMERDFTYIDDIVTGIERLIEKVPVANKNWDESVDDISTSFAPYKIYNIGNNKPIQLMYFITALEKALGKEGQKIFMEMQPGDVLRTYAEVSDLSRDTGFKPDTTIEEGLKKFVEWYLDYYNIITEQI; translated from the coding sequence ATGAAAATATTAATTACTGGAGCAGCTGGTTTTATTGGTTTTCACTTGTCTGATTTATTGCTGTCAAAAAACGTTGAAGTAATTGGGATTGACAATCTCAATAATTATTATGATACTGGATTAAAGGAAGATCGTCTGGCTATTTTAAAACAGAAAAAAAATTTTATTTTTCATAAGATTGATCTGAAAGACAAGGAATCGCTGGATGAATTGTTTGAAAACAGTCGGCCAGAATATGTGGTAAATCTGGCGGCGCAGGCAGGTGTGCGATATTCGATTGAAAATCCCTATGCCTATGTTGATTCAAATCTGGTCGGTTTTGTGAATATTTTGGAAGCCTGCAGAAACTATCCCGTAAAACATCTGCTGTATGCATCATCAAGCTCCGTTTATGGTGGAAATAAAAGGGTTCCTTTTTCCACTGCTCATAATGTGGATCATCCGGTATCCTTGTATGCGGCTACGAAGAAAGCTAATGAACTGATGGCCCACACATACAGCCATCTCTATGGCATTCCAACAACAGGGTTACGTTTCTTTACAGTGTATGGCCCCTATGGCAGGCCAGATATGGCCTATTTTAGTTTTACCAAAGAAATTTTGGCAGGAAGACCGATCAAAGTTTACAACAATGGAAAAATGGAACGAGACTTTACTTACATTGATGACATAGTAACAGGAATTGAAAGACTTATCGAGAAAGTCCCGGTGGCTAATAAAAACTGGGATGAAAGTGTTGATGATATCAGTACGAGCTTTGCTCCCTATAAGATTTACAATATTGGAAACAACAAGCCAATTCAGTTAATGTATTTTATAACGGCTTTAGAGAAGGCATTAGGGAAAGAGGGTCAGAAAATATTTATGGAAATGCAGCCGGGTGATGTTTTAAGGACTTATGCTGAGGTAAGTGATCTTTCACGAGATACCGGTTTTAAACCAGATACCACGATAGAAGAGGGGCTTAAAAAGTTTGTTGAATGGTATCTGGATTACTATAACATAATAACAGAGCAGATCTGA
- a CDS encoding CpsD/CapB family tyrosine-protein kinase: MNTSKLVVLYDSDSFVAESYKLLRTNLDFKNSKKLNQVMLITSSGKHEGKSTTISNLAASFAQAQKKVLLIDCDLRQPKIGEIFGINKMKTGLSNLVVDNLPIETAINKIGNFSLHVMTAGSKQVSPTELLNSQDFEELIEACRAEYDLILIDTPPILSFADALIISRVVDGVLLVIAAGETKKTMMVEAKKNLEKVGANLMGVILTKVEFKKNLEYYHYDYKKRKRHFF; the protein is encoded by the coding sequence ATGAATACATCAAAACTCGTTGTACTCTATGATTCAGATTCGTTTGTTGCAGAAAGTTATAAACTCTTGCGGACTAACTTGGATTTTAAAAACTCAAAGAAATTAAATCAGGTGATGCTGATAACCAGCTCGGGTAAACATGAAGGTAAGAGTACTACAATTTCAAATCTTGCTGCGTCTTTTGCTCAGGCTCAGAAAAAAGTCCTTCTGATTGACTGTGATTTAAGGCAACCTAAAATAGGTGAAATTTTCGGAATTAATAAAATGAAAACAGGTCTGTCAAACCTTGTGGTTGATAATTTACCAATAGAAACAGCAATCAATAAAATCGGCAATTTTAGTTTACATGTCATGACGGCAGGAAGTAAACAGGTTTCTCCAACAGAACTATTAAATTCGCAGGATTTTGAGGAACTTATTGAAGCCTGTAGAGCTGAATATGATCTGATTTTGATTGATACGCCGCCAATATTAAGTTTTGCTGACGCTTTAATTATTTCGCGAGTTGTCGATGGGGTGCTCCTGGTTATTGCAGCTGGAGAGACCAAAAAGACGATGATGGTTGAGGCCAAAAAAAATCTGGAAAAAGTTGGTGCAAATCTGATGGGGGTAATTCTGACAAAGGTAGAGTTTAAAAAGAACTTGGAGTATTACCATTACGACTATAAGAAACGCAAGCGTCATTTTTTTTAG
- a CDS encoding LCP family protein: MNGSKKWIILFSVIGLVILGGAGLYLYNQNNMSASQNTDTNAESSGGSLLDTLNQNNEELLKEVDTRKTVIFGLYGTDEREDEVSRGDIIMVVKYNPQTKVAVIASIPRDTMVEIPGYGLDKINHSYAFGGQELLDQTVENFLDIQLDFSVKTNFVTFSKIIDDVGGVFVNVQKDFHYEDGSLAIAAGEQILDSEDALFYVRFRRDSDNDFGRIGRQQEVIISLVDTLSKTSLQEIDKLIEKYYNNGMETNANFSKIQEYINLGTRDTDITYETYRLNTSGALIDGIWYEVYTQEDLDTIKALFQDPDLHQDNWE; this comes from the coding sequence ATGAATGGGTCAAAAAAATGGATTATCCTATTTTCCGTCATCGGACTGGTGATCCTTGGTGGAGCCGGTCTTTATCTGTATAATCAGAATAATATGTCAGCAAGCCAAAATACTGATACTAATGCAGAATCATCTGGTGGCTCGTTGCTGGATACATTGAATCAGAATAATGAAGAACTGTTGAAAGAGGTTGATACCCGTAAAACTGTAATATTTGGCCTCTACGGAACCGATGAACGAGAAGATGAAGTGTCTCGAGGGGACATTATTATGGTTGTAAAATATAACCCTCAGACCAAGGTGGCAGTGATTGCTTCTATTCCCCGGGATACCATGGTTGAAATACCTGGATATGGACTGGATAAGATTAATCATTCCTATGCTTTTGGCGGCCAGGAACTTCTGGATCAGACCGTTGAGAATTTTCTTGATATCCAGCTTGATTTTTCTGTGAAAACTAATTTTGTTACTTTTTCAAAAATTATTGATGATGTGGGCGGGGTATTTGTGAATGTGCAGAAGGATTTTCATTATGAAGACGGTTCTTTAGCAATAGCGGCAGGAGAACAGATATTAGACAGTGAAGATGCTTTGTTCTACGTTCGCTTTCGTCGGGATTCAGACAATGATTTTGGACGGATTGGCAGACAGCAGGAAGTTATCATTTCTCTTGTAGATACTCTATCTAAAACCAGTCTTCAGGAAATTGATAAGCTGATAGAAAAATATTATAATAATGGAATGGAAACTAATGCTAATTTCTCTAAAATTCAGGAATATATTAACCTGGGTACACGAGATACTGATATAACATATGAGACATATCGTTTGAATACCAGCGGCGCTTTAATTGACGGCATCTGGTATGAAGTTTATACTCAGGAGGATCTGGATACGATAAAAGCATTATTCCAGGATCCCGATTTGCATCAGGATAACTGGGAATAA
- a CDS encoding nucleoside-diphosphate sugar epimerase/dehydratase: MNNRLKEFLMILADGLLINGAILLTFFLHYEGIVPEDVWQVYFNNVLFITIGEIIVYRYFGMYKSIWAYATLEELVKVFLAVTVSSLFTTAFLIYRGADFFYGIYFTMYLFELVFVGVFRASFRLYRSIKNRHFFIRNQFEKKILIIGSGATASLIADEIRNHKDTYGDVIGFLDEDDKNLHKVISGVKVIGNFHDIGSVAYRFEIDEIIVAVPTVGQGTLRMILEEAKRTSAKVRITPGIKEIIDGQVSLSKIRDVEIEDLLGREAVNLNIREVVDSIEGKVVLVTGGGGSIGSELCRQIARFNPKKLIILDIYENSAYEIQHELNQDYGSRLNLDVVIASVTDREAIFSLIDSQQPNIIFHAAAHKHVPLMERSPNEAIKNNVFGTRNVAEAAHKCGVGRFVMVSTDKAVNPTNIMGASKRICEMYIQVMDKQSKTKFTAVRFGNVLGSNGSVVPLFKKQIREGGPVTVTHREIIRYFMTIPEATQLVMQSGAMAKGGEIFVLDMGKPVKIYDLAVDMIKLSGLKLGEDIEIEIIGLRPGEKLYEELLMDEEGLKGTAHDKIRVGHPLDIDINEFLDSVEGLKDWLKDSDHDRLLLEVQKILPNYRDNREVNQEKIRENMESLNQNIVTGKEGYNFS; this comes from the coding sequence ATGAATAATCGACTAAAAGAATTTCTAATGATATTAGCTGATGGTCTTTTAATAAACGGGGCAATCTTGCTGACCTTTTTTCTTCATTATGAAGGCATTGTGCCGGAAGATGTCTGGCAAGTCTATTTTAATAATGTTCTGTTTATAACCATAGGAGAGATTATAGTCTACAGATACTTTGGGATGTATAAGAGTATCTGGGCTTATGCAACACTGGAAGAGTTAGTCAAGGTATTTTTGGCTGTTACTGTATCATCATTATTTACTACAGCTTTTCTGATCTATCGTGGAGCGGATTTTTTCTATGGTATATATTTTACCATGTACTTGTTTGAACTGGTTTTTGTTGGTGTATTTAGAGCCAGTTTCCGTTTATATCGCAGTATCAAAAATAGACATTTCTTTATCAGGAATCAATTCGAAAAAAAAATTCTAATTATTGGAAGTGGCGCAACAGCATCATTAATCGCCGATGAAATCAGAAATCACAAAGATACCTATGGAGATGTGATCGGTTTTCTTGACGAGGATGATAAAAATCTTCACAAGGTGATTTCCGGTGTTAAGGTTATCGGAAACTTCCATGATATTGGCAGTGTTGCCTATCGTTTTGAAATTGATGAAATTATTGTAGCAGTGCCTACAGTGGGACAGGGAACCCTGCGAATGATCCTCGAAGAAGCAAAACGGACCAGTGCCAAGGTACGGATTACTCCGGGGATTAAGGAGATTATTGACGGCCAGGTGTCACTGAGTAAAATCCGAGATGTTGAAATCGAGGATTTACTGGGCCGCGAAGCCGTTAATTTGAATATCCGCGAAGTCGTTGATTCAATCGAAGGAAAAGTAGTATTGGTCACCGGTGGAGGGGGCTCAATCGGGTCGGAACTGTGCCGACAAATTGCCCGTTTTAATCCCAAAAAGCTAATCATCCTTGATATCTATGAAAACAGCGCCTATGAGATTCAGCATGAGCTGAATCAGGATTATGGTTCCAGACTAAATTTGGATGTCGTTATTGCTTCGGTAACTGATAGGGAAGCGATATTTTCTTTGATAGATTCGCAACAGCCCAACATCATTTTTCATGCGGCGGCGCATAAACATGTTCCGCTGATGGAACGCTCACCTAACGAGGCCATCAAAAATAATGTTTTTGGCACCAGAAATGTCGCTGAAGCAGCACATAAATGCGGTGTTGGCAGGTTTGTCATGGTTTCCACAGATAAAGCGGTCAATCCCACCAATATTATGGGGGCCAGTAAGCGGATCTGTGAAATGTACATTCAGGTGATGGACAAACAGAGTAAGACCAAGTTTACGGCTGTACGTTTTGGTAATGTTCTGGGCAGTAATGGGTCTGTCGTTCCCCTGTTTAAAAAACAGATTCGCGAAGGTGGACCGGTCACTGTTACCCATCGGGAAATTATCCGCTATTTTATGACAATACCTGAAGCCACTCAGCTGGTTATGCAGTCTGGGGCCATGGCCAAGGGCGGTGAAATTTTTGTCTTGGATATGGGCAAGCCAGTTAAGATTTATGATCTGGCAGTTGATATGATTAAACTTTCAGGACTTAAACTGGGCGAAGATATAGAAATTGAAATTATCGGACTACGGCCTGGCGAAAAACTTTATGAAGAGCTTCTGATGGATGAGGAAGGACTAAAGGGAACAGCACATGATAAAATCCGTGTTGGTCATCCCCTCGATATTGATATCAATGAGTTCCTGGATTCGGTAGAAGGATTAAAAGATTGGCTTAAAGATTCTGATCACGATCGTCTACTGCTCGAAGTGCAGAAAATTCTACCTAATTATCGGGATAACCGTGAGGTCAATCAGGAAAAGATTAGAGAGAATATGGAGTCCCTTAATCAGAATATTGTTACTGGAAAAGAAGGTTACAATTTTTCCTGA
- a CDS encoding CpsB/CapC family capsule biosynthesis tyrosine phosphatase produces MIDTHIHLLPAVDDGANDLEISRQMAKRAVDEGISQMIVTPHFVNNIDYQTNARQQFELLSQVLEEENISLKIRLGNEIHLSEENVEAIFSGVANTMAGSDYVLIELPTYHFYEFHEAFLYNLLEKGYKIILAHIERYRIFEDRPEKLGQFIEAGMFAQVTAKYLIERKTRKKGIDWIKTGWVHIVATDAHDIKYRPPQMKKAYEIIEGRFGECAAIRLFKENPRAVIENRPIDSVMVSQKRWRLF; encoded by the coding sequence ATGATTGATACGCATATTCATTTATTACCAGCAGTTGATGATGGTGCTAATGATCTTGAGATATCCCGACAAATGGCAAAAAGAGCTGTTGATGAAGGAATTTCACAAATGATTGTAACACCTCATTTTGTTAATAATATAGATTATCAGACTAATGCCAGACAGCAGTTTGAACTTTTGTCGCAGGTGTTGGAGGAAGAAAATATTAGTTTGAAGATTCGTCTTGGCAATGAGATTCATTTATCCGAAGAAAATGTGGAGGCTATTTTTTCTGGGGTGGCCAATACCATGGCAGGCAGTGACTATGTTTTAATTGAACTGCCAACCTACCATTTTTATGAGTTTCATGAAGCGTTTCTCTATAATTTGCTTGAAAAAGGATATAAAATAATTTTGGCACATATCGAGCGCTATCGGATCTTTGAGGATCGTCCGGAAAAGCTTGGCCAATTTATCGAAGCGGGTATGTTTGCCCAGGTGACTGCTAAATATCTTATTGAACGTAAGACCCGTAAGAAGGGCATCGACTGGATTAAGACTGGTTGGGTTCATATTGTTGCGACAGACGCCCATGATATTAAGTATCGGCCGCCGCAAATGAAGAAGGCCTACGAGATAATTGAAGGACGTTTTGGAGAATGTGCCGCCATTCGCTTATTCAAAGAGAATCCGCGAGCAGTTATTGAAAACAGACCGATCGATTCCGTCATGGTCAGTCAAAAGCGTTGGAGATTATTTTAA
- a CDS encoding GBS Bsp-like repeat-containing protein codes for MKNTGLKRLCLGTALVLMLGFAPSAVLANESNTEDTAVQTTVAQKTFFTPRLTQPTSDNPYFYANNRYYQGGYGLPNCTAYAYGRAYEILGYDPGLPMNDAGGWWSDNMASGTYAYGSTPKLGAIICWNGSYYGHVAVVEAINGDQVTVSESAWSGPIFNSYTYTIGNENNTSVGGFQGYIYVGDFVDASTDTVKPTIENVRVSEVDDEGFTVTAEVSDADTGISKITIPVWTDAGGQDDRIWYDGSLDGNTVTCRVEYADHNNEQGDYSIHLYAYDYNGNQSLVTTHTSINTVYPTITDVGDLLTASKESDKAPPVI; via the coding sequence ATGAAGAATACTGGTTTAAAAAGACTGTGTCTTGGCACGGCCCTGGTTTTAATGCTTGGCTTTGCACCGTCAGCGGTACTGGCCAACGAAAGTAATACAGAAGACACAGCGGTGCAGACGACGGTAGCGCAAAAAACGTTTTTTACCCCCCGATTAACACAGCCGACATCAGACAACCCATATTTCTATGCCAACAATCGCTATTATCAAGGCGGCTATGGTTTGCCCAATTGTACGGCTTATGCCTATGGACGCGCCTATGAAATTTTAGGCTATGATCCCGGTTTACCAATGAATGACGCCGGCGGCTGGTGGTCTGATAATATGGCTTCAGGAACTTATGCCTACGGTTCAACCCCTAAACTGGGTGCAATTATCTGCTGGAACGGCAGTTATTATGGGCATGTAGCGGTGGTTGAAGCCATCAACGGCGATCAGGTAACGGTATCGGAATCTGCCTGGAGCGGTCCGATATTTAATTCCTATACCTATACTATTGGAAATGAAAATAATACTTCAGTTGGCGGCTTCCAGGGCTATATCTATGTTGGTGATTTTGTTGATGCTTCGACAGATACAGTAAAGCCGACAATTGAAAATGTCCGTGTTTCGGAAGTAGATGATGAGGGCTTTACGGTAACAGCAGAAGTAAGTGATGCTGATACTGGTATTTCAAAAATTACCATCCCTGTCTGGACAGATGCCGGCGGTCAGGATGATCGCATCTGGTACGACGGAAGCCTGGATGGAAACACCGTAACCTGTCGGGTTGAATATGCTGATCATAACAATGAGCAGGGAGACTACTCCATTCATTTGTATGCTTATGACTATAATGGGAATCAGTCATTGGTGACCACCCACACCTCAATTAATACGGTCTATCCGACGATAACGGATGTAGGTGATCTGCTAACTGCATCAAAAGAAAGTGATAAAGCGCCACCGGTAATTTAA
- a CDS encoding Ig-like domain-containing protein produces MIKKFSLITGLLLGLLFFSSTVSAEESPLLKTNSISDFQVDYHTHIQNIGWEWDWITDGNTSGTFGKGLRLEGIQIKLTGNIPEGASIEYRTQVQNLGWEQSWTTDAETSGTTGLGYRLEAIQIRLVDCPGYHLEYRTHIQNLGWEQTWSTDGETSGTVGKSLRLEGIQIKLVKDDADLEEYDALLEEIDSLKSYQYTDYSWDLLQTTMETYAVTQRNTASEVTKAVEKITQALDNLESLSEATVYDEEGTYGSSSSSSPQVIAGNVIIDEEDIILKNMVIKGNLIIGEGVGSGDCTLENVVVYGETYIRGGGDNSIHINGGDYNDIIIQRTASGSVRVVTTLDGLEVVIAEDASEDSVILEGNFTSVTLEGIDVDLTIAGSSVIDELIVKPLGLGSMITVEDNATISDLYVNGPEVTFYGLGDIEWAEVTARDVSFEKAPDTLILDDNVDIDVPVMVEAISVSGYNGASTIKTDGGTLQMLAELEPEDADNQDVTWSVVNSTGEATISSSGLLTAVKNGTVTVYATAKDGSRISGSMSVVITNQTEPTISAASSTIVSGTVDPKVVLTLTNDTFTTTANLNSYWTISTGTTGLALNTITRDLSSQVTISFIGTAVPGTISIQAGQSALSGGQASNAIELTVPTVAVTSVSLSASTMALTTGGATGSLTTTVLPTNATIKTVSWSSQDTSVATVTAGKVTPVSEGRTYIIATTTDGQKTASCLVTVTDAETEPYMTALTAVLDDDSEVQASGETLSLTLEQNTLTKSISVVMNEKVKLGTDPTVYFNGTNVVYGTISLDTNDTSGKTIIITPGGSNGTAALLGTFTFNVPAGALLDMLDHGNEATSFNLTVIPVETLVPASRITTYNTTVDGVTVAADAGVDGRATISFSDSIAWPTDQEPNVDLGGDPNYVYVDLLVLKPEGATQVLIDDAKVALDDQINGTLPTGLLFYYPVAVKDSSNNFVGISQEKTWNEKIYWYDENDVLIAIENLEVYREVYGN; encoded by the coding sequence ATGATAAAAAAATTCAGTCTTATAACAGGTCTATTACTCGGTCTGTTGTTTTTTTCCTCAACCGTTTCAGCGGAAGAAAGTCCGTTATTAAAAACAAACAGCATATCTGATTTTCAGGTTGACTATCATACCCACATACAGAATATTGGTTGGGAATGGGACTGGATCACTGACGGAAATACTTCCGGTACATTTGGCAAAGGCCTGCGGCTGGAAGGAATTCAGATAAAGTTAACTGGTAACATACCAGAGGGCGCCTCCATTGAATACCGGACTCAGGTGCAGAATCTGGGCTGGGAGCAAAGCTGGACAACAGATGCAGAAACCTCGGGAACGACGGGCCTGGGTTATCGGCTGGAAGCTATTCAAATCCGTCTGGTTGACTGCCCTGGCTATCATCTGGAATATCGTACCCATATCCAGAATCTGGGCTGGGAGCAAACCTGGTCGACAGATGGAGAAACTTCGGGGACCGTAGGAAAAAGTCTGCGGCTGGAAGGGATTCAGATTAAACTGGTTAAGGATGATGCCGACCTGGAAGAATATGATGCGTTGTTGGAAGAAATAGATAGTTTAAAATCCTATCAGTATACTGACTATTCCTGGGACCTTCTTCAGACGACAATGGAAACCTATGCTGTAACACAGAGAAATACGGCTTCTGAAGTAACAAAAGCAGTCGAGAAAATCACCCAGGCCCTTGATAATCTGGAAAGCTTAAGCGAGGCGACGGTTTATGACGAGGAAGGGACCTATGGTTCTTCATCGAGCAGTTCACCACAGGTAATAGCGGGAAATGTGATAATTGATGAAGAGGACATTATACTTAAGAATATGGTCATCAAAGGCAATCTGATCATTGGTGAAGGAGTTGGCAGCGGCGACTGTACATTGGAGAATGTGGTAGTTTACGGCGAAACCTACATTCGCGGTGGCGGCGACAACAGCATTCATATCAACGGCGGTGATTATAACGATATCATTATTCAAAGAACAGCTTCAGGCTCGGTTCGGGTGGTAACCACCCTGGATGGGCTGGAAGTGGTTATTGCTGAAGATGCCAGCGAAGATTCAGTGATTTTAGAAGGAAATTTTACCAGTGTAACCCTTGAAGGCATTGATGTGGATTTGACGATAGCCGGTTCATCAGTAATTGATGAATTAATTGTCAAACCGCTGGGTTTAGGCAGTATGATTACGGTTGAAGACAACGCGACCATTTCAGACTTGTATGTGAACGGGCCGGAAGTCACTTTTTATGGTCTGGGAGATATTGAATGGGCAGAGGTGACAGCCAGAGATGTCAGTTTTGAAAAAGCGCCGGATACCCTGATTCTTGATGATAACGTCGATATTGATGTTCCGGTCATGGTTGAAGCGATTTCAGTTTCCGGTTATAATGGAGCAAGTACCATCAAAACGGATGGTGGGACACTGCAGATGCTCGCAGAGCTTGAGCCGGAAGATGCTGACAATCAGGACGTAACCTGGTCAGTGGTGAATTCTACCGGTGAAGCAACCATCAGCAGCAGTGGCTTACTTACCGCTGTCAAGAATGGTACAGTAACTGTTTATGCCACAGCTAAAGACGGCTCTCGAATTAGCGGTTCGATGTCGGTGGTGATTACCAATCAGACCGAACCGACCATTTCAGCGGCTTCAAGTACAATCGTCAGTGGAACAGTCGATCCAAAAGTTGTGTTAACTCTGACAAATGACACTTTTACAACAACAGCTAACTTAAATTCATACTGGACGATCTCAACCGGAACGACTGGACTGGCCTTAAACACTATAACCAGGGATTTATCCTCTCAGGTGACAATCAGTTTTATTGGGACAGCCGTGCCGGGAACGATTTCTATTCAGGCCGGACAATCTGCTTTATCCGGAGGACAAGCCTCCAACGCGATTGAGCTGACTGTTCCCACAGTAGCGGTGACATCAGTGTCATTATCAGCATCAACTATGGCTTTAACAACTGGTGGAGCGACCGGTTCTCTGACAACGACTGTTTTGCCGACAAATGCAACGATTAAGACGGTTAGTTGGTCTTCCCAGGATACTTCAGTGGCAACCGTAACTGCCGGCAAAGTGACACCGGTATCGGAAGGTCGGACTTATATAATCGCAACGACAACAGATGGTCAAAAAACAGCGTCCTGTCTGGTGACGGTAACGGATGCTGAAACTGAGCCCTATATGACGGCCTTAACAGCAGTTCTTGATGATGACAGCGAGGTACAAGCCTCCGGCGAGACTCTGAGCCTGACCCTTGAACAAAATACTTTAACCAAGTCAATTTCCGTTGTCATGAATGAGAAAGTCAAGCTGGGCACCGACCCGACAGTTTATTTTAACGGGACAAATGTGGTTTATGGGACCATTAGTCTGGATACTAATGATACCAGCGGAAAAACCATAATCATTACACCAGGCGGTTCAAATGGAACTGCGGCATTATTAGGAACATTTACCTTCAATGTACCGGCTGGGGCTCTTCTGGATATGCTTGATCATGGCAATGAGGCAACTTCATTTAACCTGACGGTCATCCCCGTTGAGACGCTGGTTCCGGCTAGTCGTATTACAACTTATAATACAACAGTTGATGGCGTGACAGTTGCTGCTGATGCGGGTGTAGATGGAAGGGCAACAATCAGTTTTTCTGACTCTATTGCCTGGCCGACTGACCAGGAACCAAATGTTGATTTGGGCGGTGACCCCAATTATGTATATGTGGATCTGCTGGTTTTAAAACCGGAGGGTGCTACACAGGTTCTGATTGATGATGCAAAAGTAGCTTTGGATGATCAAATAAATGGAACGCTGCCCACCGGATTATTGTTTTATTACCCGGTAGCAGTGAAGGATAGCAGTAATAATTTTGTAGGAATTTCCCAGGAAAAAACCTGGAATGAAAAAATATACTGGTATGATGAAAATGATGTTTTAATTGCCATCGAAAATCTTGAGGTTTATCGAGAGGTTTATGGAAATTAA